One segment of Saprospiraceae bacterium DNA contains the following:
- a CDS encoding glycosyl hydrolase 53 family protein encodes MKFRLACLLLLTPLFLFSNCKKQSSLTDIDPPAQDTTSKNFFFGADLSYVNEMEDCGVVYKENGTAKDPYRIFADNNCNLVRLRLWHTPSWHDTLNAGKRYSDFQDVKKSIRRAKDLGMAVLLDFHLSDTWADPSRQLVPKAWEPVVDNLPVLKDSLFNYISQTLLQLNAEGLLPEMVQIGNETNRGILLSPQVNNAGWSLDWSRNSQLFNTAISAVRSVEQTVGKKVKVALHVAAPAEAKWLTEGFWNAGVRDFDLIGLSYYWAWHKPTTITEAGSVVAELRQKYPGKDVMIFETGYIWTTQSNDAANNIISEVHPNYSPASPANQQKWLVDLTKEVMKRGGIGVIYWEPAWVSSPCWTQWGQGSHQEHATFFDFQNNVLPTGGMYWMTQKYD; translated from the coding sequence ATGAAATTCAGACTCGCTTGCCTTCTGCTGCTCACCCCGCTTTTCCTTTTTTCAAACTGCAAAAAGCAATCAAGCCTCACAGATATTGACCCACCCGCTCAGGACACGACCAGCAAAAACTTTTTCTTTGGCGCAGACCTGTCATACGTCAACGAAATGGAGGACTGCGGCGTGGTTTACAAGGAAAACGGCACTGCCAAAGACCCTTACCGCATTTTTGCCGACAACAATTGCAACCTCGTCCGGCTGAGACTTTGGCACACTCCCTCTTGGCACGACACGCTGAACGCGGGCAAACGCTACTCCGATTTTCAGGATGTGAAAAAGAGCATCCGGCGTGCCAAAGACCTCGGTATGGCCGTGTTGCTCGATTTCCACCTTTCCGATACTTGGGCCGACCCCAGCCGCCAGTTGGTGCCAAAAGCATGGGAACCCGTGGTGGACAACTTGCCCGTGCTGAAAGACTCGCTCTTCAACTACATCTCACAGACACTCCTACAACTGAACGCCGAGGGACTGCTGCCCGAAATGGTGCAAATCGGCAACGAAACCAACCGGGGCATCCTGCTTTCGCCGCAGGTCAACAACGCAGGATGGTCGTTGGATTGGAGCAGAAACAGCCAATTGTTCAACACCGCCATTAGCGCCGTGCGCAGCGTGGAACAAACCGTCGGCAAAAAGGTAAAAGTGGCGCTGCACGTCGCTGCTCCAGCAGAGGCAAAATGGCTCACGGAAGGTTTTTGGAATGCCGGAGTGAGGGATTTCGACTTGATTGGCTTGTCCTATTATTGGGCTTGGCACAAACCCACGACCATCACAGAGGCTGGCAGCGTCGTAGCGGAGTTGCGTCAAAAATACCCCGGCAAGGACGTGATGATTTTTGAAACGGGCTACATCTGGACCACTCAATCGAACGACGCGGCGAACAATATCATCAGCGAGGTGCATCCCAACTATTCGCCCGCCAGCCCTGCCAACCAGCAAAAATGGCTTGTGGATTTGACCAAAGAAGTCATGAAACGCGGCGGAATCGGTGTCATTTATTGGGAGCCTGCGTGGGTTTCCTCGCCCTGCTGGACCCAATGGGGGCAAGGCTCGCATCAGGAACATGCCACGTTTTTTGATTTCCAAAACAATGTGCTGCCAACGGGAGGAATGTACTGGATGACTCAAAAATACGATTGA